A single region of the Lycium barbarum isolate Lr01 chromosome 2, ASM1917538v2, whole genome shotgun sequence genome encodes:
- the LOC132623183 gene encoding phytosulfokines 3-like: MAKLCTIFIVAFLLCFTLTFAVRPDSSVLKPQFHVASEEKIENNEAKCEGVEEAECLKRRAMEAHLDYIYTQSNNNNNHP; this comes from the exons ATGGCAAAATTGTGCACTATTTTCATTGTGGCATTTCTTCTTTGCTTCACTCTCACATTTGCTGTTCGTCCTGATTCTTCTGTGCTGAAACCCCAATTTCAT GTTGCAAGTGAGGAGAAAATTGAGAATAATGAGGCAAAATGTGAAGGAGTGGAGGAAGCTGAGTGTTTGAAGAGGAGGGCAATGGAAGCTCATCTTGATTACATTTATACTCAgagtaacaacaacaataatcatccATGA
- the LOC132627752 gene encoding protein PHLOEM PROTEIN 2-LIKE A10-like, whose amino-acid sequence MDLELVKKSLNYAQKKRKWIILFGLVGLSSYGAYRVYHMPSVVKKRKRVMRLLGAFISMAEMVSDSSEAVSVVSKDLKDFLQSDSDEIPRSLRQLSKIARSEEFTNSMIRLSQALTVGILRGYGSENKGEIEEVGRPNLADKVMDKMMSTAGTGFVSVVVGSFARNLVLGFYSNSGSDEGLNGNYQSSSSEVPRWVDIVCNDRCKLVIADCIQTFVSTAVAVYLDKTMHINVYDEMFSGLTNPKHQANVKDFLVSVCNGAVETLVKTSHQVMNSNSACSIADQSEYLTQESEKAFEKVPDSSQPIDQQSNGWLTSVSTTLAVPSNRRFVLDVTGRVTFETVRSIVEFFTWKLSESMKRSVNVVHEEVVERGLDVITYVNTKSYVILTVCLALFLHILGSTHALLPA is encoded by the coding sequence ATGGATCTTGAATTGGTCAAGAAAAGTTTGAATTATGCTCAAAAGAAGAGGAAATGGATAATTCTTTTTGGATTAGTTGGTTTATCTAGTTATGGTGCTTATAGAGTATATCACATGCCTTCTGTGGTGAAGAAAAGGAAAAGGGTTATGAGGCTATTGGGGGCTTTTATTTCAATGGCTGAAATGGTCTCTGATTCTTCTGAAGCTGTTAGTGTTGTGTCAAAAGATTTAAAGGACTTTTTGCAGTCTGATTCTGATGAAATTCCTAGAAGTTTGAGACAGTTATCTAAAATTGCAAGATCTGAGGAATTTACCAATTCTATGATTAGACTTTCCCAGGCTTTAACAGTTGGGATTTTAAGGGGATATGGGAGTGAAAATAAGGGTGAAATCGAGGAGGTTGGTAGGCCGAATCTTGCTGATAAGGTCATGGATAAAATGATGAGTACTGCTGGGACTGGATTTGTTTCTGTTGTTGTTGGTAGCTTTGCTAGGAACTTGGTGTTGGGTTTTTATTCGAATAGTGGATCAGATGAGGGGTTGAATGGGAATTACCAGTCAAGTTCATCAGAAGTGCCGAGATGGGTGGATATTGTTTGTAATGATAGATGTAAACTAGTGATAGCTGATTGTATCCAGACATTTGTGAGCACTGCTGTTGCTGTTTACCTTGATAAAACAATGCATATAAATGTTTATGATGAGATGTTTTCTGGGTTGACCAATCCGAAGCATCAAGCTAATGTGAAGGACTTTCTAGTTTCTGTATGTAATGGGGCTGTTGAAACACTGGTGAAGACATCTCACCAAGTCATGAATTCTAACTCTGCTTGTTCGATTGCTGATCAAAGTGAATATTTAACTCAAGAAAGTGAAAAGGCTTTTGAGAAAGTGCCAGATTCGAGTCAACCGATAGATCAACAAAGTAATGGATGGCTGACTAGTGTGTCAACAACATTAGCGGTTCCAAGCAATAGGAGGTTTGTGCTTGACGTGACTGGCAGGGTGACATTTGAAACCGTTAGATCCATCGTGGAGTTTTTCACTTGGAAGCTATCAGAGAGCATGAAAAGAAGTGTTAATGTTGTTCACGAAGAAGTTGTGGAGAGAGGGCTGGATGTCATCACTTACGTCAACACTAAATCTTATGTAATTCTTACAGTATGCCTTGCATTATTTTTACATATTCTTGGCAGTACTCATGCTTTATTGCCTGCCTAA